From the Desulfovibrio sp. JY genome, one window contains:
- a CDS encoding hemerythrin family protein, with protein sequence MQSTIFDDSLRTGFDAIDEQHRMFLDMLSELGAQIQAGHHRQGVLDAFQGMRAYADGHFTDEEATMAGYDYPDLADHRRQHDTFRSMTRDLEQRTSEGPGLLSLETLEYLGEWFVGHIRNDDQRFAAFAREHGTTG encoded by the coding sequence ATGCAGTCCACCATCTTCGACGACAGCCTGAGGACCGGCTTTGACGCCATCGACGAGCAACACCGGATGTTTCTGGACATGCTTTCCGAACTGGGGGCGCAGATACAGGCGGGGCACCATCGGCAGGGCGTGCTGGACGCCTTCCAGGGCATGCGGGCCTATGCCGACGGCCATTTTACCGACGAGGAGGCCACCATGGCCGGCTACGACTACCCGGATCTCGCGGACCATCGCCGCCAGCACGACACCTTCCGCAGCATGACGCGGGACCTGGAACAGCGCACCAGCGAGGGGCCGGGACTCTTGTCCCTGGAAACGCTCGAATACCTGGGGGAGTGGTTCGTCGGCCACATCCGCAACGACGACCAGCGCTTCGCCGCCTTCGCCCGGGAACACGGGACGACGGGCTGA
- a CDS encoding methyl-accepting chemotaxis protein, producing MSGRLWLFFGGVACSLLLAVLAGWLLDAPGAALLGGVFPAAVAVAGGIAAALGRRKTLEGLGRVLADIEAGHTPAGDDAPPELAGVVAALAQSSRTTRGFLNGITSGLPIPFLLVDPDERTLYTNEATMRMLEIDAPPSSQTGRTLAEVFYNETGRETVVGKAMRQDMVFSNKEVTITGHKGGRRNVFYNVFPLKDAAGTVIGGLCLYLDVTELRTKEDTLCRQNERTTARAAKAGELAGDLAGTAKTLAAQVEQASRAARDQRERLERVGEAVEQLGRSSRDIAEQAGQTDTVANQTRQQAAGAANVMARVLSGMKQLSQKAGDLGGHMATLSGQAKEVGGILDVISDIADQTNLLALNAAIEAARAGESGRGFAVVADEVRKLAEKTMAATKEVGRNVTAIRDSAETNNRVTGEAVALVAETTGIAGEAGTALGAILELADTTSAHVRAIAGAAASQTAAGDEAGRHGGEIAGAAADTSQAMEASARAVADLARVATDLEALFTEVDAAG from the coding sequence ATGTCCGGACGGCTGTGGTTGTTTTTTGGCGGCGTGGCCTGTTCCCTGCTCCTGGCCGTTTTGGCCGGCTGGCTTTTGGACGCGCCCGGGGCGGCCCTGCTCGGCGGGGTGTTCCCGGCCGCCGTGGCCGTTGCCGGGGGGATCGCCGCCGCCCTGGGACGGCGCAAGACCCTGGAAGGCCTGGGCCGGGTCCTTGCCGACATCGAGGCCGGGCACACGCCCGCCGGCGACGACGCGCCCCCCGAACTGGCCGGGGTGGTCGCCGCCCTGGCCCAGTCCTCGCGCACCACGCGGGGCTTTTTAAACGGCATCACGAGCGGCCTGCCCATCCCCTTCCTGCTCGTCGATCCGGACGAGCGCACGCTTTACACCAACGAAGCGACCATGCGCATGCTGGAGATCGACGCGCCGCCGTCGAGCCAGACCGGACGCACCCTGGCCGAGGTCTTTTACAACGAAACAGGCCGCGAAACCGTGGTCGGCAAGGCCATGCGCCAGGACATGGTCTTCTCCAACAAGGAGGTGACCATCACCGGGCACAAGGGCGGCCGGCGCAACGTCTTCTACAACGTCTTTCCCCTCAAGGACGCGGCCGGAACGGTCATCGGCGGGCTGTGTCTCTACCTCGACGTCACCGAGCTGCGGACCAAGGAGGACACGCTTTGCCGGCAAAACGAGCGTACGACGGCGCGGGCGGCCAAGGCCGGAGAACTGGCCGGCGACCTGGCGGGGACGGCCAAGACCCTGGCCGCGCAGGTCGAACAGGCCAGCCGGGCGGCCCGGGACCAGCGCGAGCGCCTGGAGCGGGTGGGCGAGGCCGTGGAACAGCTCGGCCGCTCTTCCCGCGACATCGCCGAACAGGCCGGCCAGACCGACACCGTGGCCAACCAGACGCGCCAGCAGGCGGCCGGGGCGGCGAACGTCATGGCCAGGGTGCTTTCGGGCATGAAACAGCTGTCCCAAAAGGCCGGCGACCTCGGCGGGCACATGGCGACCCTCTCCGGCCAGGCCAAGGAGGTCGGCGGCATCCTGGACGTCATTTCCGACATCGCCGACCAGACCAACCTGCTGGCGCTCAATGCCGCCATCGAGGCGGCCCGGGCCGGCGAATCGGGCCGGGGCTTCGCCGTGGTGGCCGACGAGGTCAGGAAGCTGGCCGAAAAGACCATGGCCGCGACCAAGGAGGTCGGACGCAACGTCACGGCCATCCGCGACAGCGCCGAGACCAACAACCGGGTCACCGGCGAGGCCGTGGCCCTGGTCGCGGAGACCACCGGCATCGCCGGTGAGGCCGGGACGGCCCTGGGCGCCATCCTGGAGCTGGCGGATACGACCTCGGCCCATGTGCGGGCCATTGCCGGGGCGGCCGCATCGCAGACCGCCGCCGGCGACGAGGCCGGCCGCCATGGCGGGGAAATCGCCGGCGCGGCCGCCGACACCAGCCAGGCCATGGAGGCCTCGGCCCGGGCCGTAGCCGATCTGGCCCGGGTGGCGACCGACCTGGAAGCGCTTTTCACCGAAGTCGACGCCGCCGGATGA
- a CDS encoding bifunctional aspartate transaminase/aspartate 4-decarboxylase encodes MAADRVAEEKRYEHLSPFELKNKLADLAKTNHEKMMINAGRGNPNWIATAPREAYFLFGGFALEEGRRVMTRPGMAGVPERQGCGQRLLAFCAANADRDGARFLTDAYRFVTGRLGLDGDAFAYEMADAILGDHYPSPDRVLPLTEKIVRAYLDAALFDGRPPAGGMDFFLTEGGTAAISYLFNTLKENGLLTPGDTLAIATPIFSPYLEIPPLADYELTSLRIAMDESLGWQFPEGELEKLADPAVKAFFLVNPSNPPSISLSRESLERIADLVASRRKDLVILTDDVYGTFVDGFTSLAALAPRNTILVYSYSKYFGCTGWRLGVIGIARDNALDPMIAALPEAKRKALRQRYASITTDPDGLKLIDRLVADSRAVALNHTAGLSTPQQAMMVFFSLAELLDAAAHDYKNEARGLLAERYAALYRGLGIAPPHDGPGCARYYATIDIHKLAAARYGRDFDDWLRDAHEPIDFVWRLAREKDVVLMDGGGFAGPTMSVRVSQANLDTPQYKRIGRAISELLEDYKREWEAEKRQK; translated from the coding sequence ATGGCCGCCGACCGGGTCGCCGAAGAAAAACGGTACGAGCATCTCAGTCCCTTCGAGCTCAAAAACAAGCTGGCCGACCTGGCCAAAACCAATCACGAAAAGATGATGATCAACGCCGGCCGGGGCAATCCCAACTGGATCGCCACTGCCCCGCGCGAAGCCTATTTCCTTTTCGGCGGCTTCGCCCTGGAGGAAGGCCGGCGCGTGATGACCCGGCCGGGCATGGCCGGCGTCCCCGAACGGCAGGGCTGCGGCCAAAGGCTTTTGGCTTTTTGCGCCGCCAACGCCGACCGGGACGGCGCACGGTTTCTGACCGACGCCTACCGCTTTGTCACCGGCCGGCTCGGCCTCGACGGCGACGCCTTTGCCTACGAGATGGCCGACGCCATCCTGGGCGACCACTATCCAAGTCCGGACCGGGTGCTGCCCCTGACCGAGAAAATCGTCCGGGCCTACCTCGACGCCGCGCTCTTCGACGGCCGTCCCCCGGCCGGAGGCATGGACTTCTTTCTTACCGAGGGGGGCACGGCCGCCATCAGCTACCTTTTCAACACGCTCAAGGAAAACGGCCTGCTGACGCCCGGCGACACCCTGGCCATCGCCACGCCCATCTTTTCGCCCTACCTCGAGATTCCGCCCCTGGCCGACTACGAGCTGACCAGCCTGCGCATCGCCATGGACGAAAGCCTCGGCTGGCAGTTCCCGGAAGGCGAGCTGGAAAAACTGGCCGATCCCGCGGTCAAGGCGTTTTTCCTGGTCAACCCGTCCAACCCGCCGTCGATCAGCCTTTCAAGAGAATCCCTGGAGCGCATCGCCGACCTCGTGGCCAGCCGGCGCAAGGACCTCGTCATCCTCACCGACGACGTCTATGGCACCTTTGTCGACGGCTTCACCTCCCTGGCCGCCCTGGCGCCCCGGAATACCATCCTGGTCTATTCCTACTCCAAGTATTTCGGCTGCACCGGCTGGCGGCTCGGGGTCATCGGCATCGCCCGGGACAACGCCCTCGACCCCATGATCGCCGCCCTGCCCGAAGCCAAGCGCAAGGCCCTGCGGCAACGCTACGCCTCCATCACCACCGACCCGGACGGCTTGAAGCTCATCGACCGGCTGGTGGCCGACAGCCGGGCCGTGGCCCTAAACCACACCGCCGGCCTGTCCACGCCCCAGCAGGCCATGATGGTCTTTTTCTCCCTGGCCGAACTCCTCGACGCCGCAGCCCATGACTATAAAAACGAGGCCCGGGGGCTCCTGGCCGAACGCTACGCCGCGCTCTACCGGGGCCTCGGCATCGCGCCGCCCCATGACGGTCCCGGCTGCGCCCGCTATTACGCCACCATCGATATCCACAAGCTGGCGGCGGCGCGCTACGGCCGCGACTTCGACGACTGGCTGCGCGACGCCCACGAGCCCATCGACTTCGTCTGGCGGCTGGCCAGGGAAAAGGACGTGGTGCTCATGGACGGCGGCGGCTTCGCCGGCCCCACCATGTCCGTGCGCGTGTCCCAGGCCAACCTGGACACGCCGCAATACAAGCGGATCGGCCGGGCCATCAGCGAGTTGCTCGAGGACTACAAACGCGAGTGGGAAGCTGAGAAAAGACAGAAGTGA
- a CDS encoding class II SORL domain-containing protein, giving the protein MSMVDLFQTADWKKEKHVPVIECPAKVPADGFFDVRVSLGKEIAHPNTTEHHIRWIRVYFKPEGGKFAYEVGSFEFTAHGEAVEGPNTGPVHTFHGVTFSMKTTAPGTLTAAAFCNIHGLWEASQAISLA; this is encoded by the coding sequence ATGAGTATGGTCGATCTGTTTCAAACGGCTGACTGGAAAAAGGAAAAGCACGTCCCGGTGATCGAATGCCCGGCCAAGGTCCCGGCGGACGGCTTTTTCGACGTGCGCGTCTCCCTGGGCAAGGAAATCGCCCACCCCAACACCACCGAACACCACATCCGCTGGATCAGGGTCTATTTCAAGCCCGAAGGCGGAAAATTCGCCTACGAGGTGGGCAGCTTCGAGTTCACCGCCCACGGCGAGGCGGTCGAGGGGCCCAACACCGGCCCCGTCCACACCTTCCACGGCGTGACCTTCTCCATGAAGACCACCGCCCCCGGCACCCTGACCGCCGCCGCCTTCTGCAACATCCATGGCCTGTGGGAAGCCTCCCAGGCCATCAGCCTGGCCTAG
- a CDS encoding aldo/keto reductase: MEYVHIPDTDLTVSRVALGTWAIGGWMWGGSDEREGIATIHAALDAGVTLIDTAPVYGFGRSEEIVGKALKEYGRRDRVHISTKVALAWKDGQVSRDASPARIEAEVEDSLRRLGVETIDIYFVHWPDGKVPFEETAAALERLRLSGKVRCLGVSNYDPAQMEAFRGRARLSFCQPPYNLFERDMETAILPYCKRHDVALMTYGALCRGLLSGTMGPDREFTGDDLRRFDPKFAMPRFGQYLGAAGALAAWAKERHGKELLPFAVRWVLDQGVEVALWGGRRPAQMAPIGDIFDFALTAADFEAVNRILAEHVTDPVGPQFMAPPE; the protein is encoded by the coding sequence ATGGAATACGTACACATTCCGGATACGGATCTGACGGTTTCCCGGGTGGCGCTCGGCACCTGGGCCATCGGCGGCTGGATGTGGGGCGGCAGCGACGAGCGGGAGGGCATCGCCACCATCCACGCCGCCCTGGACGCCGGGGTCACCCTGATCGACACCGCCCCGGTCTACGGCTTCGGCCGGTCCGAGGAGATCGTGGGCAAGGCCCTCAAGGAATACGGCCGCCGCGATCGGGTGCATATCTCGACCAAGGTCGCCCTGGCCTGGAAGGACGGGCAGGTCAGCCGCGACGCCAGCCCCGCCCGCATCGAGGCCGAGGTCGAGGATTCGCTTCGCCGGCTTGGCGTCGAGACCATCGACATCTATTTCGTGCACTGGCCGGACGGCAAGGTGCCCTTCGAGGAAACGGCGGCCGCCTTGGAGCGGCTGCGGCTGTCGGGCAAGGTGCGCTGCCTCGGGGTCAGCAACTACGACCCGGCCCAGATGGAAGCCTTCCGCGGCCGGGCCAGGTTGTCGTTTTGCCAGCCGCCCTACAACCTGTTCGAGCGGGATATGGAAACCGCCATCCTGCCCTACTGCAAGCGGCACGACGTGGCGCTCATGACCTACGGGGCGCTTTGCCGGGGGCTTTTGTCCGGGACCATGGGGCCGGATCGGGAATTTACCGGCGACGACCTGCGCCGGTTCGACCCCAAATTCGCCATGCCCCGGTTCGGGCAATATCTCGGTGCGGCCGGGGCCCTGGCCGCCTGGGCCAAGGAGCGCCACGGCAAGGAACTGCTCCCCTTCGCCGTGCGCTGGGTCCTCGACCAGGGCGTCGAGGTGGCCCTGTGGGGCGGCCGCCGTCCGGCCCAGATGGCCCCCATCGGCGACATCTTCGACTTTGCGCTCACGGCCGCCGATTTCGAGGCCGTTAACCGTATCCTGGCCGAACACGTGACCGACCCCGTCGGCCCGCAGTTCATGGCCCCGCCGGAATAA